A window of Apium graveolens cultivar Ventura chromosome 8, ASM990537v1, whole genome shotgun sequence contains these coding sequences:
- the LOC141678355 gene encoding uncharacterized protein LOC141678355 — protein sequence MSSSAYAAAFNSLGLAYKTTKGAPGTGSGSADVEGGAESSAPRNVSDPGNAPLAKDPDVQEISDEGPPSKKRKSAPGKPPRGKTVVSERVLCDSEGKGPDGAPVRIGTKSLADLAGFMSSIPSEEDWEEVEGYNMAAALKRVTGQWGQIGSAISICSDVAFTELKEANNRTKAEKMLSDSLRGELEEAREGFRVVETGLNEKLKDSETRADGLAQEVERLKAELAAKENLNKDAIIAEFKASDIYDFEVAQAGVPEVRRSWVVAERHIKTDPFASWDSFIQEFLAAKAAVEQGQGEPEPYDGPSPSFL from the exons ATGTCTTCTTCAGCTTATGCAGCGGCCTTCAACTCTTTGGGCTTGGCCTACAAGACAACAAAAGGGGCCCCAGGTACCGGATCCGGATCTGCGGATGTAGAGGGCGGTGCCGAATCTTCCGCTCCCCGGAACGTTTCTGATCCGGGTAACGCTCCTTTGGCCAAGGACCCGGACGTCCAGGAAATATCTGATGAGGGGCCTCCTTCGAAGAAGAGGAAATCCGCCCCGGGAAAGCCTCCCCGCGGAAAAACTGTTGTTTCCGAACGGGTCTTATGCGACTCGGAGGGTAAGGGCCCGGATGGGGCTCCTGTCCGGATAGGGACTAAGAGCCTTGCTGATTTGGCCGGATTCATGTCCAGTATCCCATCCGAAGAAGACTGGGAGGAAGTTGAGGGCTACAACATGGCTGCCGCCTTGAAACGGGTAACAGGCCAATGGGGGCAG ATTGGGAGTGCAATTTCCATTTGCTCCGATGTTGCCTTCACTGAGCTCAAGGAGGCTAATAACCGGACTAAGGCTGAGAAGATGCTCTCTGATTCCCTTAGGGGTGAGCTGGAGGAGGCCCGGGAGGGGTTCCGGGTGGTTGAGACCGGGCTGAACGAGAAGTTGAAAGACTCTGAGACCCGGGCTGACGGGCTGGCCCAAGAAGTTGAGAGGCTAAAGGCGGAGCTTGCTGCAAAGGAGAATTTGAACAAGGATGCCATAATTGCTGAGTTCAAGGCCAGCGATATCTATGACTTCGAGGTTGCTCAAGCCGGGGTTCCCGAGGTACGCAGATCCTGGGTTGTGGCAGAGCGCCATATCAAGACTGACCCTTTTGCTTCGTGGGATAGCTTCATTCAAGAGTTCCTTGCTGCGAAAGCTGCTGTCGAGCAGGGTCAAGGGGAACCGGAACCATATGATGGTCCGAGCCCCAGTTTCCTCTAG